In the genome of Capsicum annuum cultivar UCD-10X-F1 unplaced genomic scaffold, UCD10Xv1.1 ctg79066, whole genome shotgun sequence, one region contains:
- the LOC124894997 gene encoding uncharacterized protein LOC124894997: MAEQKKAERLAALARAQVNVQNLGQKARHQNPDDKDLVDEEFLNPQNLRRSEQVAALMQRNINRNHPVRGTYDDEPLLRWTRKRAGPKTLPPSKPIEVDDTDDTEVKTSFEQASEEQGSKHTEQESEDSEQESKNEGFKKPVAEETEFELLSSEQQGIKVELHAKKTHNPIRKDEIQPSLRLDRDAVGAVDPPFTETVSAPDMEVQSSEDVLPPLAYSTQVGSVPQSKLTTSVPPAATGSTMDDVEKEIPILDLTADSPKKRNKKGKKKGKNKRDEPDSEVERKAKKKAKKKAEKKDLKRA, encoded by the exons ATGGCTGAACAAAAGAAAGCAGAGAGACTAGCTGctttggccagggctcaggtgaatgtgcagaattTAGGTCAAAAAGCACGTCACCAGAATCCTGATGATAAAGACTTGGTTGATGAGGAATTtctgaatcctcaaaacctaaGGAGATCTGAGCAAGTTGCTGCACTAATGCAGCGAAACATCAATAGAAACCATCCAGTCCGAGGAACATATG ACGATGAACCATTGCTCAGATGGACTAGAAAGAGGGCTGGTCCTAAGACACTACCTCCGTCTAAGCCTATTGAGGTGGATGATACTGATGATACTGAGGTAAAAACCTCATTTGAGCAAGCATCGGAGGAACAAGGATCAAAACACACTGAGCAGGAATCAGAGGACAGCGAACAAGAATCTAAAAATGAGGGTTTTAAGAAGCCTGTAGCTGAAGAAACTGAGTTTGAATTACTATCATCGGAGCAGCAAG GTATTAAGGTTGAGTTACATGCCAAGAAGACCCACAACCCTATCAGAAAAGATGAAATTCAGCCAAGCTTGCGACTTGATCGAGATGCAGTTGGCGCAGTAGATCCTCCATTCACTGAGACTGTTTCAGCACCAGATATGGAGGTGCAAAGCTCTGAAGATGTACTACCACCACTAGCATATTCAACACAGGTCGGCTCAGTACCTCAAAGTAAGCTAACTACCTCAGTTCCTCCAGCAGCAACAG GATCAACCATGGATGATGTAGAGAAAGAAATTCCTATCCTTGATCTTACTGCGGATTCCCCGAAGAAAAGGaacaaaaaggggaaaaagaaagGCAAGAACAAGAGAGATGAGCCAGATAGTGAAGTGGAGAGAAAAGctaaaaagaaagcaaagaagaaggCAGAGAAGAAGGACTTGAAAAGGGCATGA